The Tripterygium wilfordii isolate XIE 37 chromosome 23, ASM1340144v1, whole genome shotgun sequence genomic sequence GACCACTGTGAGAAAGCATGATGGGGAATTGTATAATTGGAAGAGCCTATTTTGACCATTTGCTCCCCACACATATTATTACACATTAAACCTGGAATATATTTTacgaatttttttaaaaaaaatcatggaatACATGATTTATTAAAACTAGACACCTTTttgaattttctatttttgcaGGCTAAACCGGGCCTAAAATTATGGGCCTAATGTTGGGTCAATCGATCCTtgagcccttttttttttctctaatggACAAGTGGGACGCGAAAAGCCAGTTTATTCCGGCCCGACACATGGGATATGAGTATATCACGTTGTCACGTTGAGGTGGAGTTTTGGGAACAATTTTTTAAAACGGGACGACATTTGGATATCCgctataaattttaatttagacCGTCAGACTCGCATGCAAACTCAAACTCAAACTGTTAGATTTGCTATATAGAAGTTTCTCACTTAATGATatggtaagttgggtcaaagcctAACGCATTCCCACAAGAGTATTTCTTCCAGTAGGAATCGATTTCAATACCTCTTAAGTCCATAAAGTTTGGCCCATATAgattaaaaacactaaattatcATCCAATTGGTTGAATTTTTTGAACGCATTCTATGgtaatatgaatatatgatacgAATAATATTTTGCTTTGGGTTGTCCAATTCCCATATTCTCtggtaatatgaatttttttgaacgcattttgttgtaatatgaatatatgatacgAATAATCTCTTGCTTTGGGTTGTTTGATTTTCGTGAATACATCAGGTCCGCATAACTTTGTCTTTTTAGGAGGTCATCAATCCTAATAATACTCTCACAAAAATACGTTTAACTACGAAATTACTATGATATGTTGTCCACTAGAAAAATGGGTTGTTAATGGTTGAAAACtgaaattatgtatatataaacaacTCAATCCTCAATAAAAAGAGATTCATTCGTGCAAAGTATCATTGTGGGCCTTGGCCCTCTAGacgttttttttaaaaaaaaattatttaaaaagtgTTATAGTGGTTTGGTAATAAGCAATAGTCCAGCACTCAAGCCATTATTGTTTCTCGTGCGTCCATCCACCGACTATTCTACATCGTACTCTCTTTTCTACCGCATTATGAATTATGATACGCCCGTCAATCAACATCGTCAATAGTAGTGCTTGGCCCACGCGAAGCTTCTTTTGATTATCAAAGGATTGGCTGGACGGCATAGATGAGAGGACGATTGTGAGGTGTCTGTGTACTCACATGCACACATACCCGTGCCAAAAAAGAAAGACAACAGAGAAGAAGGGCCATGGCTTCTTTAACAAGCCTTGAACCCGTAGTAATTGTTGAAGGCTGTGTTTGGTAAAACCGAATGAAACTTCCGGATGTCATTTTATTACTATAAAAATGTTTGTTGACATTCTTTTaggattttataaaataaacttTTGATTTAGATTGTCTTACAAAAGTTTAAAATTCTTCGATGTCAAGctttgataataccaaaatcacCTCTCCATTAGAATCTTGACATGTGGCATGCAAAGGCTGATTCATGCCAAGGCATGAAAACCTCCTTAACCACCGAAACAAGGTCGTAGAACTTAGGACATAAATCGAGTAATAGGAATCCGAAGAATCTAAAGAGGGCATGATATCCGTGGAGAGAGCATCTTGATTCTTGACATAACTAAGGCGCTCCCCTTGGTGTAATACCAAGCATAGTTCCTCGGACGTTCGTAGAGACCAAATCCTATAGGGTGTAGGGAAACCAAGAGTTCAAAATGAGACCGACTCCACATAGTAAAGGAATCAGGATAtaattttccttcttttaaATCTGCATAAGATCGGTGAAATGAGATCTACTCCTACCAAAACTAAAATCACCTAACTCATATAAAATGATACCATGCTATAAGTAAACGATCCAAAATTTACACTCCTGCGTTATATTAGCTATTTGAGATAGAGAGCTATAAGCACTCCCGTTTGATAGTTATTAACTTAAACGTCGGAGAGGTCCTCTAAGCATACACTCGGGATCCCCATAGCTTACGTGTTCTTTTGTGCAGCTCACCTTCGTCAGCATAGGGAATAATTTATGACATTAGTTCTACCATCCTATACGTCATCAAAACCGAAGTCAATTTTGAACGTCATAAAGCTTAAAGAGTAATTAGTCATTTAGATCATAGTAAATAGTAATATCTAAATCTGCATGGAtacatttttttgtcttttagttattttgttttctgattTTCTCTGCTCCCAAACATACCCCAAGACGTCACTTCCTTTTCACTCTGTAGTCCTCTTCGCTTCTCTCGCTCTCAGCTAATAGAAATCTcgacactctctctctctctctactgaCGCTGCCTCTGCTTAGGTTACTCTCTATTTCGAACTTCCCGAGTGTTAGCTTCATCTGTAATGTAGTTCGCCAAATGATCTGATCAGAGCTACAATGGCAAAGTGTCACCGGAACGTTGTCGGATCCCTAGTTCTAGACCGCCGAGCTGCTACTTCGTCTGCTGGAAGCGGTCATTTCAGGATATGGACTGTTTTCTCTGGTTCTACATTCCGCCGAAAAATCTTCGACGCTGTCAGTTGCGGCGGCTCGTCCCGTTTTCGCCACCACCTGGAAGAAGATAGTGATGCGGTTTCTACATCCACGGCCACTACAACCACCACTACTACCACTGCCGATGTTTGCAGTGGTAGCGACGAGAGAAAGTCAGGGAAGCAAGGTGAAGAGGCGCCGGTTCATACGAAGTTGAAAGTGAAATCGGAGAAGTTGTCGGATCTGCTGAGCTTGACTGAGGCGGAGAATGACATGGAGACGAGGATGAAAGAGGAGGCGTTAGAGGAGTTGAAGCGAGTGGTGAGGGAATTGCAGTGCGAAGAAGAGGCGAAGAGGAGAAGAGCTGCTAGCGATGTGAGGCTGCTCGCCAAGGATGATTCCGAGGCCAGAGTGATGCTTGCGATGCTCGGTGCGATCCCTCCTTTGGTTGGATTGCTCGATTTGGAAGATCTCGATGCACAGATCGCTTCACTCTATGCTCTGCTCAATCTCTGCATCGGCAATGATGCGTGAGTTTCCTTGTTTTTACTTTCGTATGTTAGTTTTTCCCCTTAGTTTTGCTTTCCTATCAATTATATTTTGTTCTTAGTTCGTAAAATGTCTCTGATTTTttcggggttttttttttgagtgatAATGCTAATTAGGTCTAGTCATTGTCTGGAGCTGGTATATGTTAATGTGTGACTTTGAGAATAACTTCGAAGTGTTCTCCCTTTGATTCACATGTTTGATAATTAGATCTGTTGATATGTGGAGTCGTTTTCTGCCTTTTTTTGTAGTCTGATCCATCATTTActgtttttttgtctttttaataTGACATCTGTATTCAAAATGTTATCTGTTGTATGGAAACCATGATTCTGAACTCCAAACAGTTCTTATCCTAACTCGATTAGATTGAAGTTTTACTTAaatgcaacttttttttttctcttttggtaTTCACTTTTAATACTCCTTTTGGAAGTATTTTGCCACAATTTTGTTTCCTGAAAGTAGAATGGTTACCTGAAATTGAAACTGGAGGTATTCTCTTTTACTCCCTTTTGCAGAAACAAAGCGGCCATTGTCCAAGCTGGGGCTGTTCACAAGATTCTAAAGATAATTGAGTCTCCAAATGCTCCAAATCCAGCACTATCAGAGGCAATAGTGGCAAATTTTCTAGGCTTGAGTGCATTGGACTCAAATAAACCGGTTATTGGTTCTTCAGGTGCAATCCCTTTCTTGGTAAAAACTCTCAAGAATTTAAACAGCCATTGTAGCCCACAAGCAAAACAAGATGCTCTTCTGGCTCTATATAATCTTTCCATATCCTCATCAAACATCTCCTTCATCATAGAGACTGATTTGATAGCCTTTATCATTAATACATTGGGGGACATGGAAGTGAGTGAAAGAATGCTTTCGATTTTGAGCAATGTAGTATCAGCCGGGGAAGGTCGAAAAGCAATTAGTAATACGCCAGATGCATTCCCTATTTTGGTTGACGTCTTGAATTGGACAGACTCGCCAGGATGCCAGGAGAAGGCATCATACATTTTTATGGTGATGGCGCACAAATCCTATGGAGATAAGCATGCCATGATTGAGGCGGGAATTGCATCATCGTTGCTCGAATTAACACTTTTGGGTAGTACATTGGCACAGAATAGGGCATCAAGAATCCTGGAATGCTTGAGAGTGGATAAAGGAAAGCAAGTTTCGGAGAATTATGGTGGTAATGTGGGTGCAGTCTTTTCCGCCCCTATTTGTGGTTCTTCGTCATCTTCTATGAATCCAACTCAAGGTTCAAATGAAAGTTTGGAAGAGGATGAAAGTATGAGTGAAGAGAAGAAGGCAGTGAAGCATTTAGTCCAACAGAGCCTGCAGAACACTATGAGGAGAATTGTGAAGAGGGCCAATTTGCCACAAGATTTCGTTCCATCTGAACATTTTAAGTCCCTCGCAGCCAGTTCTACATCAAAAAGCTTACCATTTTGACAAGATTGGACTATTTGGTGCTTGCATGGACTTTGAAGAGTCAGAATGTGAAGTTAGTCTCCCTTTAATTAAGCTACCGctctttgggtttttttttgggtaacatCTCTGGTGTATGAATTAGCTATCTGTCAAAGTTTATATAACTGTCATATAAAGCCTAGTAGTGCATTTTGTTTGACTAATTCTTCTATCTGGTTAGCTTTTTTTCAGACGAGTCTTAGATTGCATCTTTTGAGAAGTACTCCTGGTTTCAATGTTGAATCTTAATGCACCACCGCCACACACAAGAAAGCTTATAGTTATAGACTTTTTCACTTCACATTAGGCAATAGTACAAACAACCAGTGGAATGGTGCTAACATTTTTCTCTGAAATTCTTTCTCTAGGTGGTATGCCGTTTAAGTTGCAAAAATCTGAGTGTCATAATTTTGTTATTGGCTATCCCTGTAAATATAGCGGGGGTTCGTTTTCAACGCTTATATAGTACACTTTTATCTGTCTCTCAGGGTcgtattctttattatttggAACAGGTGTCAGGGTTTTTTTTCTGCATAGAAACAAAATCACTGTTTACTGCTATTAATTTTTCCATGTGGGGATCTTTCCTTTTCTTACTATTTAATTAGAAGTATGAAAATTTCATCAGGAATCTTTTGACTTACAGACTTGgagttgaattattattatcacTTTGTTTTGGAACATTTGGCCAGCAGTAGAGTTATACTGGTGGAACCTAAAGGTCATTCAATTTATAGAAAGAGTTTCTCCATATGTTATGTCGGTTAAGATCTACGTACGTTTTGCAAGTTCTTGACCCTGTTCACTGCGGAATCCTTATGCACAGGAGTtgtctattttttaaaaaatgtcctCATCACATTGGCAATTTGTATTAATTACCCATTGATAAATGGGTTGACTTTATTGACCTTATTATAACTGTTTACAGATGTAGAGATCGAAGAAGCCAAGC encodes the following:
- the LOC119992401 gene encoding U-box domain-containing protein 15-like; translated protein: MAKCHRNVVGSLVLDRRAATSSAGSGHFRIWTVFSGSTFRRKIFDAVSCGGSSRFRHHLEEDSDAVSTSTATTTTTTTTADVCSGSDERKSGKQGEEAPVHTKLKVKSEKLSDLLSLTEAENDMETRMKEEALEELKRVVRELQCEEEAKRRRAASDVRLLAKDDSEARVMLAMLGAIPPLVGLLDLEDLDAQIASLYALLNLCIGNDANKAAIVQAGAVHKILKIIESPNAPNPALSEAIVANFLGLSALDSNKPVIGSSGAIPFLVKTLKNLNSHCSPQAKQDALLALYNLSISSSNISFIIETDLIAFIINTLGDMEVSERMLSILSNVVSAGEGRKAISNTPDAFPILVDVLNWTDSPGCQEKASYIFMVMAHKSYGDKHAMIEAGIASSLLELTLLGSTLAQNRASRILECLRVDKGKQVSENYGGNVGAVFSAPICGSSSSSMNPTQGSNESLEEDESMSEEKKAVKHLVQQSLQNTMRRIVKRANLPQDFVPSEHFKSLAASSTSKSLPF